A region of the Zootoca vivipara chromosome 3, rZooViv1.1, whole genome shotgun sequence genome:
GGAGAGACAGAGGAGTCCCACTGGAGTTGGAGAAGGAGCAAAAGTTGTGTGTGCATTGCCCACATACACATGCCTACTTGCCACCCAAACCTGGAAGCCAAAAGGGCTGTTTCGGTTCCAGGCAGGGCCTCCAAAATGGTGCCAATTTCAACTCTGACCTTTGacacaaaagcagaaaagggaaACAAAGTAAAGTGAGGAGTGGGTGGGGTAGAAACTGCATTGCCCACCTAGTGTGGGGGTTGAGAAATACCAGTAATGGCATACTCCCTTTGGGGgttaagaaaaataaatgcagagtTCAATGGGAAGCAGCGGGTGTGAAGAGGAATGCCATAAAACAGGCTGGAAAAGAATTTGAATCATGAGGTAACCTTTGGCTGATGACAGTTACTACATTTTGTGGGACAGTCAAAGGTCTCTAAAGTGCCTTGCAAACACAATCCTTTGAAAACAAATCTCAACTGAGGAATAAAATACTGTGATGAATTTTCACCATTTGTTGAGAGCCAAAGGAACTCCTGTTCTAAGGGCTGCTTCATATATAATGCTACAGGCAATCTTTCCCCATCCCAAACAGATGACCAAATAAAATTCCCAGTTTATGCTGAAGCATCCCATATAATCCCAGGGCAACGGAGCAGTCTAAACACCTTTGGATTCAAATTGGTGCCGCTCAACTGATATGGTCCTGATGGTTTAAGGCAGGGTTAGGTGCTCTACAATCCTGCACAAAGACACAAAAAATCCAGAGAATCTGGGATTGGGCACCAAATGTAGCATCCTATAGCTTTTGAAAAGCTTCTGGTCCAAGCATGTGAGCAACATCTAGTATGATCTTCAAAGCCAGAGAGCTCTGGAGGATTTGCAGTGGTCAAGAGGTGGGGCTTCAGTGCCTTAACCATTCCTAGGGTTAGTAGAGGCAGAATGATGTACAGACACTGGCATGCAGTGAGTTAGGCACCTGGATCCCTTGCAAGGCTTCTGACTTGCATTTGCAGGCTGAGGCTTAAGCTGCAGGCTACGTGAAGTTCTGCAAACCCATGCCGTCGGTTCCCAGCTATCACGGCCTGGCTATTGCAGAGATATAAAGACCACTGTGTGCATTTCAAGTATCCACACATCCATGCCTCCATCCCTATCCCACTTGGTCTCCACATTCCTTTCTTCATTGTCACCCTATTTCCCTTTGACCACGAGATTATTtctccatctagcctagcattgtGGCTGGCAGTGGGCCTCCAGGGTCTCAGGAATAGATCTTTGCTATCTCCTGCTACCTGATCTTCTCGGCTGCAGATGCCAAGGGTTTAAgctggggcattctgcatgcaagatATGTACTGTACCACTGATCTCCAGTGTGATGGGCACTACTGTCAGCCCACAGCTCTGCCCTGAGACTGGCCAAGAGCTTGCCCTCATGTCAGATGTGAGAGCAGTAATGATTGCACAGTCTCTGGGATGCCCTTTGGAACTTGCCTCAGTCTGAAGACCCCACAGCATCAGGTGTTGTGTGAAAACAGGTCAAAAAGTCAAGAAAAACACCGTTCAAGAACGGACTCTCCTAAGcaatggaaggggaaagagtcAGCTGATGGTAGTCCAGAAAAGCCGATGGACAAAATGAATCAGGAGGACACATATGCTGGGGCAGAGCAGGATCAAGCGGAAATAGGGCAGAAACTTCAGGGAGCTCATCAAGGGAGAAACTTGTCCCAATGGAAATGCATGGTGAGGTTTGCTTGAGGGAGTAGAGAGGAGGATGTGAAGTCTGGGCATGGGCAGAACAAAGCACAAGGGAGAGCTGAGAAAACAGGTGTCAGAAAAACGCGGGGGGGATTGTTTTGGTTTAACTATTTagttgttttttatattgtattttattctgtgaatcgccctgggatctcttgatgaagggtggtatataaatttaataaataaataaataataaacaaacaaacaaacaaacaaaccaagggcATCCAAATCAGAATACAGAGCCATGATGAACAACCTGCCCCAAATGAATGGCACAGAGACTCAAATGCCTCCATTCCATTCTCACTGGGCTTGTCCTACTAGAGGGCAGCAAAGTGATCCAGGTTATTTCAGGCGGATTTAGAAGGAATTCATGTCCGAATGCTGTGACAAtactgtatgtactgtatgtgcatatacatatacatatacatatacagtggtacctctacttacgaataactctacttacgaatgtttctacttacgaatggagctccgtccgccatcttggatgcggtttagataggatttttcctacttacgaatttttagatagggttgcttcgacttacgattttttttctcccaatgcattcctatgggattcgacttacaatttttttctacttacgaaagtatgcgttcggaatgcattaaattcataagtagaggtaccactgtacatatacatacatacatacgtacatacatacatacatacatacatacatacacatacacacatacacacaacatgGCAGTGGTCGTGGGACACCATTTGGTGCTCTCCAGCAGGCAGAAAAAAGTCTTGGGCTGGCATTGTCAACAAAGCAATTCTAAAATGACAGAACTTGCCCTTAGTTTGATTCCCCCCGCCCAATACCCTTCTTCTGTATTTCTTTCTGAATGCTCAGTgtcctggaaggaaggaagcctttgCAAGAAGGGGTCCACTGCAGGCCAGTTCACTCGGCCGTTTCAAACACAGCGGCTACATGGAACAGCCACCATTAATACAATGCCATTTGATGGTACCTGCAGCTTTGTAGTGAATTCTCTGAGACATACTGAGCCTTCAGCTCCTGACCTCTTGGCATTTGGCATGTGCTCCAAAAGGGATATATAGTGGAATCACTGTCTCAACCTATCTCCGCAGATCTGCCTGCCACGCCAAAATAACAATTCACGTGGGAGAAGGAGTTGGGAGGGTGTGGTCAAAATAGGatgaggagggcagagagagTGCATGCTTTAAAGATGGGGTGCTTATTTTTTGCCAATGTTTAAACAGAAAACTTCAAAATTGTGCCTGAAAGATGCATGGAAAGCTACTGATATTGGAGAACCTgtaacaggaaggaaggaggggatcTCATGCACACTAGAGTCCTGAAACCACATCATGGGTAGTTCAGTGGCAGTAGTGGGGACTGCATGAAAACATGGGAGATAAACCCCGGGGAAAATGTGGCGTTTGCTCTCAAAACCCCTCTCCATCCCCATTACTCCAAGATACATGCTGCAGCTCTCCAAGCTGTGCAAGCCCAATTGGGGCTGTTGGGTTATCTTTGCTAAGACCACATCTATAGTCTCAAACAAAAAAGTCTGTCTTTATGGCTCCCGTCCTTTTCCTATAATTCAGATGCAGATCTGAGGCCCTCCCCCAGGGCTACAAATCCCACGGCTCCTTGAATGACAGTCCTAGCAGTCATACTGTTGCATGCCCTTGGTTTCCCTCTGCTGGACAAACTGGCAAAGGGATGACAGCGCTTTTATCTGTGAACAAATTCCATCTCCTTAATAAGgtacatacttttaaaaaaaagacagccaCCAGCCCTCCAGTGGCGTGTTGACATGCATGGGCAATCTTGACAAAATAGCTACCAAGGATTTGCCTCTGGCCACTGAGTCCCCCGATCCCTACTGGGTAAAGGAACAACGGGGTCAAATCTCCCAGATAAAGTATAGCACCAGGAATCATCTTCTCCCGAAGTCAGCTTACGAAATTTAGCTCAGCAAGCATCTGCCTAAATAGATAAGTGAGCAGGCCAGGCTCCCTTTGCTCTTCATACACCCTTGCCTGTTAGTTGCAGAGGTAAAAGATAACTGGGATAAGGGAGGGGCCCTTGACCTAACATCCGATTAATTCTTCAGCTCAGGCCTTCCATTTCATGAAGTCTGAAGGCCAGGGATGAAgaaccctccacatgttgttggacttcagctcccatcagcctcagccagcatggccagtggttgtggaggaggggagttggagttcagcaacatctggagggcctctgcTTTCCCACCTCGTCCCAAAGCTGTTGCCACATAGCTAGGCTCCTTTCACTTTTTCAAAGCTTTTCGGGCAAATTGCAGGGTGTTATTGGCTGGTTTGTTTTGTGCTGCTGTCCCACATCCCAAAAAGCTGGAGCCTTAGAGGTAAGCCGCTATAGAGAATGCCCTTTCCCTAACCCCACTGGCAAGTGAAATCATCTCCCACGTGGGAGAGCATGGTGAGAAGGACGCTGCAAAACTGACCTCCCCAAATGATACTGTTTGTCAAGATACTGTTTTGTCAGCAAGCACCAACCCCGAAAACCAGCTACTGTCACACAGACCAAGCAGTAAGTACTGTAGTTAAGGTCTCACAACTATGCTTCAGAAGCAAGCAGATACTGCCAGTATAGGGCATTTGGGGATAAGAAGCCTATTTCAGGAAAGAAATATGTAGCCGCTTGCATGTTCAGCACAGAGACCAAGTCCCAGAGCAAGAGGCAGAGACCGATTCACAGATTCCTTGCACGCTGAGGTTCCCTGCACGCTGGAACCATGCGATGGCCACAGATCATACTTTGGAGCTaagaggttgttttgtttttaccatttCTGCCAAGAAAGAGACCAGCTAATGGGTCCCTGGGAAGCTTTTACAGCTGCCTTTGCCCGCAATACAACCTCCCGGTGGACAGGTAACTTACAGGTGCATCGTTTGAACAAATCAGGGCTAAGGTCTCTCCACTTCACAAGACACTGGAGCAGCTGCATGCTTGTAGGGAGGGGAGAAGCTACCCCTGCCTTAACATGCTCATCGTTTCACCAGCAACGAGCTCCTCACTCAGGCCTGCCAACAGAGAGGCCCTATATAAGCCAGAAGCAACACGCAGCTCCTATCCTTCTGGGTAGCAGTTATTGTCACACATTCCTCTTGCTTGACACTGCAGGCAAGGCAGCCACCGAGGAGTCCAGTTGTGACTTTTGTTCCATCAGTGCTCGGGGTCAAAATACTATGGGAGAGTGGACAGGCAGCACGGCCGGAGCTGCCCCAAAGACGGCCCGGGGACGGCAGGGTGGAGTGGCAAAGGGCAGGGTAGTAGGGCGGTGAGGGAGGCAGGGGCATTGGGGTTGACCTGACCATTTAGAAGTTCACACcaagactcttcttcttctaggtgAGGCGCAGCCCTTTCACGTCTCCTCTGATTTTGGCCGGTGCATTATAAAAAGCCGCCTCCCCCTACCCGAGTGTCAGGGCTCTGCGAAGGAGACGGTGGTATTGCTAACCAAGAAATGGGGGTGCAGGAGGAAAAGACGGCGTGAGAGGAAGGAGAGTCAGGCACAGGGGCAGGCTGCCCGAGTCGCTGCTTGGTGGCTGGGCAAATAGCAAGCAAGCATGAGCTGGCCGGGGAAGCCCCAGCCAGGTTAAAGAGCTGGATTGAGACAGCATGAGCTTGTGGGCAAGTGAAGCACTGAAGTCAAGCTAGCTGCTATATGCTTGTATTTCCGACACGGTGTAGGGCTGTGCTGCGGCGTCTTGAGTGTATAGCATACGCAGAGGTTTCTCCAGCCTGGCGAGGTGGTAGGTCGGTTGGTCAAAAATGGTTTGGCAGCAGCAGATCATTATCTAGCAGTAGCCTTGCCTTCCTGGGATACTTGCCTTCCTTTGGTTGCTGGAATTTGAGTTTGGGCTTTCCCTCGGTCCTTTCCGGGTTGCACTGGGGGACGCTGGGGCGTCTCCCAGCAGCCCACCTGCCTGAGCTCTGGAGGGAGCCCTGGAAGAAGGTTGCACCCACGGAGGGAACGTGGTACCTGACCTATGTTGGCGGGAGGGCGATGAGCTTTCTTTTCTGGACAGTGATTGGCTCTTGGGGGAAGCACTGAGGTTTCGCGGGGGGAGGCTGGGGCTCCAAGGTGGAGGGCGGGGGGTTTTCCTCGGACTGCTCCGCATGGGAGGTACGGCGGGAGTCGGCGTTGCTTTCGCCCGGGAGTCGCCGGATGGTCTTTGCCCCTGAAGCCTGCAGGAGGAGAGCAAAGGGAAAGAGGAGGTGTGGAGAAAGCAAAGAGAATTTAGTGGCAATGCTAATGCTGCCGGCTACATCGAACACATGGCAGGAGAGGGGCAGCCAGGCAGTCCACATACACAGTCACACAACTATATAAAAAGCTCTGATTCATATATTTTACCAGGGAGACGAAGCCTGTCCCCCTACCTGTTacggactggctggatgaggaggaatggtgggaggcaccagcagaGGAACCCTCCCTCCAAGACAAACCCCAAGAGGGGGAAGGTTCAGAGCCCAGGGAtgggtggtgggacactgaaggGAAGTCAGAGTGAGAGAATTGGGAGGAAGGACTTGATGCTGAagggagcaggaagagcctgtgacagggagcagttcagactctgaggggCAGAGGAGGGGCAGTAGAGAtagctgaagaatccagggagcctgtaacctcacttcttacagtgagggaaccatcagaaggcccttagagctagatctcagtgtccaggctgaagtCTTACTGAGGGAAGAAGGTTGAAGGTCAGGGGacgttggggggcgggggggcgggagagTAACTGTGTAACTGGGATGGGGGGAAATCCAGCAGGTGAAGAGATACCTTAGCATCATAATACAAATGGTCTTAAAGAGAAGAGACAAATCACAGTCCTGTGGGTGGACAAAAGGAGGAGCTGAGGGGCTGATTAGAGAAGTTAGCTGGCTGAAATAGTGAGCGCTTGGCTTCAGAAGGAACGAGAGCCTCTCATACAGACTCACCTGCTGGTCACAGCTTTATCACCTGGGCTGCTACTCAGTGCTGCCGGCAGAAGAGTTGAGGGGCTCCCGGATTTCAGTTCTATCACAGGTGGCTTTGCAGACACAATGGGGCGAGGGATTCTGCTCTTTGTGCTCAAGCCTCTCTCTTCCATCTTAACCAGGGAATATTTCTCCTGACTCCCCGTCTTCCTCGGGGTGAAATCGTCTGAGTCGTGGGTGTCCTCCTCGGAGCCAGTGGCCGAGAGTGTTTCTGAAGCTCGCCGCCTCTCATCGCTGGAGGAAGCAGAGGATGACGCACCTGAAGCTAACCTGAGCAGACGGTTCTGCCTCCTCTCCATCACCAGGCGAGCCAAATCCTGCTGCTTCAGCCTCTTGTACAGCCGCTCTTTGCCAGAGTGCGAGGCTGAAAGGTCTGAGCCAGTGTCCTCTTCGGACAGCAAAACGGGGATCCGGCTTCTGTACCTGACGCTGAGGGGCTTTCTGGGGCTCTctttcagaacatctggagggggttCCATTTTCTTAAATGATTCCATTGCAAGGGTGTTATTTTCAAGGGCAGGCTCTTCTGAATCCATCTTATCGGCTTCTTCTAAATCTGATTCAGGGGCAACCTTGCCTTTATGTTCCAGGTCGTCCTCTTCCATTTTACTAACACCATTGAGAAGCACAGCCTGCTCCCCTACAATTTCAGAGGTGGTTTCAATGGGATTCACCGAGAGAGCACAGCTTTCCATCTCTCCCCCTTCCAGAGCCGAGTTCACGCTCCCATTTTCTACAAGTGCCTGATTTTCCTCCATCTCTTCCTCGATGATGATCTCTTCATACTGCCCTGGAGTAGGGTATTCCTCATGCCTCATCAGCTGACCACCGGAAGACATGATGTTCAGATGGGTCTTTTCTGCGATGTGAACAAATGTGCGCTCAACTTTGGTGAAAGGGGACGAGGTGGTGGCCACAGTAACAGGAGGCTTTGGTTCTGACTTAAGGATGGAGGACAAGGTCCCTGGTTCCGATACATCaagctggcttcccattggctgtggTTTCTCACTCTGTGGAGTCAACGCAGCGAGAGTGCCAAGGTCGGCATCAGGAGCCAAGTCTGCGTTCACCGGAGACTTCTTGATGTCACCGGGCGAAAAGAGAACTAATGTTTTGGAGCCTTCTTCAAGTTCCAAGTCTCCTTCTGCTGCTGAGGCTCGGCCCTTGGACTCCTTTTGGTCATCAGCCAAGAGGGTGGATGGGGCACCTTCCTGACTGTGCTCAGTACTTTTCTGGCTCACGTCACTGCTTGAGTCGCTGTGCAGATCAAGCTCTTCTCCTAAGTCACCAGCTTCGTCGTCATCatcgtcttcttcctcctcctcctcctcttcttcctcttcttcctcttcctcctccttctcatatCTGTCATTTGCCATTTCTAGATGGGCTGCCGGTGGTTTGCAAGGGGCAGTTAAGACAACATTTGAGAAATCCACCTTCTTTATACGCTGGAGAATTCTGGACCTTTCCCTGTTTTCTGACACATCCCTTTTAAAGTCTTGATAAGGCAAACTTAAAGGCACCACCTTGGGGAGACCATTCATTTCAAAAGGCTTCAGTGTGAACACCTGGAGCAagacaaggaagaagaagaaaacagttaTCCCGAGAACACTAAATGGAAAATGTATTTGGGGCATCCGCACCAGACATTCCAAgcagatttaaagcacatggcttccaccaaacaATCTTGTGGTTCACACCcggcagaactacaattcccagtgcccaCAACAAGTGACAGTTCCCAGAATgattttgggggaagtcatgtgctttaaatgtatcattaTGAACTCAGACCGTGTCTGATTCATGAAAAATTGGTTAGAACTGGAGAAGGCTCAAGACAGAACCTAAAAATATTAAAAGTTGTCTTTGAAGATAAGTTTCTGGAGAAAGACATTACTTTACCGCATGGTATTAAACTCGGTCCTTAGGGCCCGAGAGTGTCTTCTGGGATGTCTGATCAGCAGTTCGTGGAATTCCCCCTTCATTCTTTTTCAGTGCTTCATCGTTAATATCCAGGCATGATACtagtaggaaaggaaaggaaggaaaggccaCTGCTTCCCACTCATCTCAGGTCACTGCTGCTaaagacaagcaagaggcagggCCTCCCCTACACCTCCTGCTAGTGTGATGTCTGATGAACACTCCTAACAGGTAACAATGCAAAAGCTCATTATACAGTTAATGCATCAGCCAGCCTCATGGGCGACCAAGCAATCCAACTGGAGGAGGTACAACGTCAACACCAGCCATATCATTTTGAAAGAAGAGGATATAAAACAGTGAACTGGAACACATCTGATGACCTCACAGCCATTCACAATAGCATGGGAAGGGGGTAGCACTGAAGTAAATCACAAGGAGGAATATAGAATAATCTGGGATATTCCTCCCAGAGGTGAAATATCCAGGGATAACATATGCAAGGTCAATGTGAAGtggaaatgtgtttgtgggttgttgtttcttgAAAGAGAGACAGACAATGGGAACCAGTGGAAAGATTTAGTGAGAGCAAGAACAGTCAAAAGCGCTGCACCAAGATGCATAAGAAATGGCATTGTCATTTGCATGATAATATGGATTACTTAAAATTTGGAGGATTTAAGTGTGTGGCTCTTGCTCCACACCATTTATAGGTGTTGCTATAAACacatgtgtgcgtgtgcgtgtctAGATCTTGATATATCTgatctgtatacctgaaggagcatctacaCCCgtatcattcagcctggaccctgaggtccagctccaagggccttctggcagttcccacattgtgagaagtgaaattacagggaaccaggcagagggccttctcagcagtggcgccctccctgtggaacacccacccaccagatgtcaaggagataataaacttcatgacttttagaagaaaactggaggcaaccctgtattgggaagtttttaatgtttgatgttttattatgttgttatatctgttggatgccacccagagtggttggggcaacccagtcagatgggcagggtacaaataatattttttttgtttgcattattattatatctacagtggtacattggttctcgaatggcttggctccggaacaaatcagctcccaaacgccccaaacctggaagtaagtctgcaaactttttttggaagccgaacgttcaacgcggcttccgattgagtgcaggaagctcctgcagccaattggaagctgcgccttggttttcaaacagttctgggagttgaacagactcccggaacagattaagttcaataaccaaggtaccactgtatagaacttGATATGCTTAATTAGGCTTTTCTTTCCCATCCACAATGTGCTGCCCTACAGGAGAGGAGGACAGGAAGAAGCAGGGACCAATCCCAACTTTTCCACttgaaaacattaaaacaagattaaataataATGGATCCACAGCTGGACCACCTTActcacaggcaaaaaaaaaaaagttttgggagGGCCGTTTTGTCAAATATTTTCCAGGGGTGCCTGAGATTCTCTAACAATTTGGAGGGAGCCtgggatttattcatttataattaTCAGAAAATTCTTAGGGTGGTGTTGATGCCTTTGTGAAATGCCTTTGTGCACTGTTACCATGGAGTCCCACAAAAAGAGATGGGGAATAGAAATAAGAAAGCAGGGGCGGGatgagaccaaaaaaaaaaagaaggaaaaaaggctGAGGGAAGATGGTGTTGCAGAGAGGAGCGGGTGCTGTGAGAACAAGAGGGAGCATTAGCGGAGATAAAGACATCCAGGAGTTGAAGGTTCAACCAGGGAGGAGAGGCTGTGGTTGAGGCCCTTGCTGTCTTCTTGCTCCACCAGGACTGCTGGCCAGAAGAAAGAAGGACAAGTAATTCCAGGTGGTGTATCTACATGACAGATCATAACCCTCCTGCCTGTCCCAGGAAATTAGTAATACTAGATGCTTAGGTCTCTGCCATGGGTGCCTACTTTGCACTGCTTCTAAATTCatctgctgttatttatttattttgtggtcctcactctgcactcagctctgacctgtggctcctagaagctgtcagtgtGTGACAGCTGCCACATCCCAGAAATGGCTTCGAcaggccggctaaaccaggtgaaggtaaaCTGATGGATCTTAAAACTTTGGCGAGTTAGGGactttcctgcatgcaaagacaggctctgagTCTG
Encoded here:
- the TTBK1 gene encoding tau-tubulin kinase 1: MQCLAAAIKDEPIMSGGGEQVDILPANYVVKDRWKVLKKIGGGGFGEIYEAMDLLTRENVALKVESAQQPKQVLKMEVAVLKKLQGKDHVCRFIGCGRNEKFNYVVMQLQGRNLADLRRSQPRGTFTLSTTLRLGKQILESIEAIHSVGFLHRDIKPSNFAMGRLPSTYRKCYMLDFGLARQYTNTNGEVRPPRNVAGFRGTVRYASVNAHKNREMGRHDDLWSLFYMLVEFAVGQLPWRKIKDKEQVGMIKEKYEHRMLLKHMPSEFHLFLDHIANLDYFTKPDYQLIMTVFENSMKERGITENEAFDWEKAGTDILLSTSTSTPPQQNTRQTAAMFGVVNVTPVPGDLLRENTEDVLQGEHLSDQENAPPILPGRPAESLGQAPNTAFNEGEVWEETDVNRNKLRISISKTQCLAEEDQKSGVCPSSPVRAAPDSPTTQGRSLRYRRVNSPESERLSTADGKGDQHERRSRVDLPCSPSRLVCSSQPAQMLSIDTGQVDRQASGRMDVSASVEHEALSNAFRSVPLAEEEDFDSKEWVIIDKETELKDFHPGAEPSTSGTTDEEPEELRPIEEGDERRRLGAEVAVRPKFHDGRTRGMQPVAEEDSSHRHEGHCQTVSDSKHEQQPGSPTQSPLYSAPAIRQRRRESEPTGPERQVFTLKPFEMNGLPKVVPLSLPYQDFKRDVSENRERSRILQRIKKVDFSNVVLTAPCKPPAAHLEMANDRYEKEEEEEEEEEEEEEEEEDDDDDEAGDLGEELDLHSDSSSDVSQKSTEHSQEGAPSTLLADDQKESKGRASAAEGDLELEEGSKTLVLFSPGDIKKSPVNADLAPDADLGTLAALTPQSEKPQPMGSQLDVSEPGTLSSILKSEPKPPVTVATTSSPFTKVERTFVHIAEKTHLNIMSSGGQLMRHEEYPTPGQYEEIIIEEEMEENQALVENGSVNSALEGGEMESCALSVNPIETTSEIVGEQAVLLNGVSKMEEDDLEHKGKVAPESDLEEADKMDSEEPALENNTLAMESFKKMEPPPDVLKESPRKPLSVRYRSRIPVLLSEEDTGSDLSASHSGKERLYKRLKQQDLARLVMERRQNRLLRLASGASSSASSSDERRRASETLSATGSEEDTHDSDDFTPRKTGSQEKYSLVKMEERGLSTKSRIPRPIVSAKPPVIELKSGSPSTLLPAALSSSPGDKAVTSRLQGQRPSGDSRAKATPTPAVPPMRSSPRKTPRPPPWSPSLPPRNLSASPKSQSLSRKESSSPSRQHRSGTTFPPWVQPSSRAPSRAQAGGLLGDAPASPSATRKGPRESPNSNSSNQRKASIPGRQGYC